The bacterium genomic sequence CAACGGTGGCCTGCCGGCCCCGCCGCACGCCCAAGACCGCCTGTGCGCCCCGAGCGATGCAGCCCCTCACCGAACCTCCGGTCATTGTCGAATCTCCCCGCAAGAGGGAGCTTACACGGAGCGCGCCTTCCGGCAACCGCCGGATCAGTCGCTCAGAGCGAGCCCAGGAGGGCGGCCGCGGTCGCGACCGCGCGGGCCGGCGTCGAGCCGACGGCCGTCTCGTCGGAAAGGACGATCCCCGCGTAGCCGCGCGCCAGAAGATCGTAGAGGTGGCAGACCTCGGAGCGAGTCGGCGCGTCGTGGCGCGCGAGGTGCTGCAGCACCTGCCCCGCCATCAGCGACGGGCAGGGCAGAACGCGCGGGTCGAACTCGTGGACGAACCGCGCCAGTTCCGGCAGACCGAGCTGCGCGCCGAGATCGCCGCGGCAGATCCAGACTTCGTCCGCCGCCGCCGCGATCGCCGGGAGCGCGTCGATCGCCTCGCGCCGCTCGATCTTCCCCGCGACGCGCGAGCCGGGACGCGCCGCGCGGACCCATTCCGCCTCGCGTCCGTCGAGCATGAACGAGAAGGCGATCGTCGCCGGCCCCTCCGGCAGCGCGGCGAGCGTCGCGCGGTCGCGCGGCGAGAGCCCGGCCAGACGCACCGGATGCTCGAGCAGGTTGATCCCCTTGCGCGGCCGGAGCGCGCCGCCGACGAGACAGCGGGCGACGATCTCTTCGTCCGCGCGGCGCTCGACGACGAAGCGCAACCGGCCGTCGTCCACGCCGAGCGTCTCGCCGACCCGCGCCTCGGCGAAGAGCTCCGGGTGCGGCGCCGGCAGCGCCCCCTCGCGCGCCTCGAGGGACAGCGCGAGCGTCTCCCCCGGCGCGATCCGCCGCTCGGAGAAGCCGCCGAGGCGCATCTTCGCCCCCTGCAGGTCGATCACCAGTTCGCGGTCCGGCGCCGCCGCGCGCACGGCGCGGGCCAGCCGCCCCGTCTCCTCGGGAGAGAGGTGCGAGGCGTTGAGCCGGAAGCCGGTGGCGCCGCTCGCCGCCAACTCCGCGGCGAGGTCCGAGGAGCGCGGGCCGAGCGTGGCCACGAGGCGGCGGGGCTTCGATTCGTTCATCGCGGATTCATCCCTGAGAATAGTGGCCTGATTGTCTTCCGCGCCGCGCCCCGCGGCCAGCGCCCCGCCCGGCCCTCGCCGGCCGCGGCCCCGTCCCGCGCGCGCGCCGTCCGCGTCACGCGAGGCGGAAGCGGGCGACGACCGGCGCGTGGTCCGACGGCTTCTCCAGCGCGCGCGGCGCGCGGTCCACGTCGCAGGACAGCGCGCGCTCGGCCAGCGAGGGCGTCGCCAGCAGCAGGTCGATCCGCGCCCCGAGGTTGCGGCGGAAGGCGTTCATCCGGTAGTCCCACCAGCTGTAGAGCTTCGGCTCGTCGTGGAAGCGGCGGAAGAGGTCCACGAGCCCCAGATCGAGCAGCCGGCGCAGGGCCGCCCTTTCCTCGTCGGTAAAGAGAATCGTCTCCGCGTAGTAGGCCGGGTCGTGGATGTCCCGCGCCTCCGGCGCGATGTTGAAGTCGCCGAGGACGACGAGCGGCTCGTCGGCGCCGCGCGCGGCGAGCGCCCGCGCCAAGCCGTCGAGCCAGCGCAGTTTGTAGGCGAACTTCTCGCTCCCCCGCTCCTGCCCGTTCGGCACGTAGACGTCGACGATCCGCACGCCGGCGACCGTCGCCGCGACGACCCGCGCCTGCGGGTCCCCTTCGTGCTCGGCGAGCCCCGCCTGCGGCGCCTCGAGCGGACGGCGCGAGAGCAGCGCCACGCCGTTGTAGGTCTTCTGCCCGTTGACCAGCGCGGCGTACCCCAACTCCTCGAACGCCGCCGCGGGGAACTCCTCGGCCGCGACCTTGAGCTCCTGCAGCGCCAACACGTCGGGACGCGCCGAACGCAGCCAGTCGAGCAGGTGCGGCAGCCGCGCGCGGACCGAGTTGACGTTCCACGTCGCGACCGAGAGTTCCTCGGCCATCAGTTCGGTTCCACGATCACGGCCGTGCCGTAGGCCAGGACCTCGGTGACCCCCTGCATCACGTCGTTGGCGTCGTAGCGGAACGCCACCACCGCGTTCGCCCCCCGCTCCGCGGCGTGGGCCAGCAGGAGTTCCAACGCCTCCTCGCGGGTCTTCTCGCACAGCTCGGAGAAGAGAGTGATGTTGCCGCCGACCAAAGTCTGCAGCGAGGCCCCCAAGGTGCCGAAGACGCTCCGCGAGCGGACGACGACGCCGCGCACCAGACCGAGGTTCCGCACGACGCGGTGCCCCGGCAACTCGTTGGCCGTCGTGACCATCGCGTGGTCGATCGTTCTCTCCATTTCAACCTCCGCTGAAATCATGCGCGGCGCGGCGCCGGAACGTCAATCTGTGTGTTAATACTTTGCACATGGGGCGCATCAGAGTCACCGGCGGATGCCGCGCCGCGCTGTTGGCGGCGCTCGCGTTCGTCGCCGCGCCGGCCTTGGGGAAGGCCGAGCCGGCGCCCGCGGGGGGGCCGCCGGGCGTCGTGAAGATCGCTGTATCGCCCTTCGAGCCGTTCGTCCACGAGGAGGGGGGCGAGTACGTCGGCTTCGACGCCGACGTCCTCCGCATGATCTGCGCGGCGAACGGTTGGACGCCCCAGTTCACGACGATGCCGTTCCGCGAGGCGCTCGGCGCCGTCGAGCGCGGCGAGGCGACGATCGCGGCCGGCGCCTTCTACGACGTCGAGGCGCGCCGCCGCGTCGTCGCCTTCTCGCGTCCCTACCTCGACACCGGCCTGGTCTTCGTCGTGCGCGCCGACGGCCCCTCGCCGAGCCGCGCGCGGCGCGTCGGCGTCAAGGCCGGGGCGACCGGCGAGGCCGAGGCCCGCGCCCGCTTCGGCGGCCGGGCCGACGTCAAGATCGTCCGCTTCGTCTCCACCGAGCGGTCGCTCGAGGCGCTGCTCGCAGGGGACGTCGACGCCGTCCTCAACGACTACATCAACTCCGTGGCCCTGATCGGCGACCGCTACGCCGGCCGCCTCGCCATCGCCAAGCGCTGGGGCGCGCCGTGGTTGCTGACGCACGACCGGCTCGCCTATCCGATCGACCCGGCGCGCCCCGACGTCAAGGCCGCGGTGGACGCGACGCTCGCCGAGCTCGAGCGCGGCGGCACGCTGGAGCGGGTCCGCGCGAAGTGGCTCCACGTCGAGATGCCCCCCGACTGGCGCCGCACGGCGCTGATCGCCGCGGTCGCGCTGGCCTGCCTCGCCTTCGCCGCCGGGCTGACGGTCGCGCTCGTCGTCGCCCGCGGCCGCGCCCGCGTCTTCAAGGCCTACTGGCGGCTGCTCGAGGCGTTCCCCGACGCGGTCCTCGTCTCCAGCGGCGGCACGTTCGTCTACCTCAACCGCGCGGCGCGGCGGATGCTCGGCGCGGCCGACGACGACGACTCCCGCGGCGTGACCCCCGAGACGCTCGGCCGCCTCGCCGCGGGCGCGGTCCCCGGCGAAGGGGCGCGCTTCACGCCGCCGGGCGGCGGCGAGACGCGGGACGTCGAGGTGTCGGCGACGCCGGTCGAGTTCCACGGCCGCGCGGCGACGCAGTGGGTCCTGCGCGACGTCACCGACCTGCGCCGAGCGCGGGCCGAGCTGGCCGCGACGTTCGAACGCCAGTCGGAGCTGCTCCGCTTCCAGGAGCAGATGCTCGAGACCGCGGCGGCGTTCATCGCCGTCGTCGACCGGAGCGGCCGCGTGCGGCTCTGGAACCGCGCCGCGGAGCGGCTGACCGGCGTCGGACGCGACGAGGCCTGCGCCGCGGGGAACGTCTGGGCGCCGCTGCTCGGCGACCAGGAGGACGCGTTCCGCGACGCGCTGGAGGACGCCCTCACCAGCAAGCCGCCGCTCGACGGCACGCCGTTCGACCTGCGGACGAAGGACGGCGAGCCGCGCGTCCTCGCCATGTTCGTCGGCGCGATGGGGGGCGAGGACGACCCGCCGCTCGTCGTCGTCGGCGTGGACCAGACCGCGGAGCGCGCGCTGGCCGAGCAGCTCGAGCAGAGCCGCAAGCTGGAGGCGATGGGCCGCCTCGCGGCCGGCGTGGCGCACGAATTCAACAACATGCTGCAGGTGATCATCGGCAGCGCGGAGCTGGTCGCGCTGAACGCCGCGCCGGAAACCCGCGCGCGGGTGGACCAGATCCTCGACGCCGCGGGGAACGGCGCGGGGCTCGCGCGGCAGCTGCTCCTCTTCGGCCGCCGCCAGCCGCTGAAGCGCGAGCCGTACGACGTGGACGACCTGGTGGCCTCGACCGCGCGGATGCTCCGTCCGCTGCTCGGCGAGAAGATCCACCTCGAGCTGCGCGGCGGCGGCGCCGGCGCCGTGCTCGCCGACCGCGCGCAGTTCCAGCAGGCGCTGATCAACCTCGCCGCCAACGCGCGGGACGCGATGCCCGACGGCGGCCGCTTCGTCCTCTCGACCGAGCGGCGCGAGGTGGGCGAGGACGAGGCGCGGCGCGCCGTCGGCCTCTTCGCCGGCGAGTGGGTCGTCGTCGCCGCCGAGGACACCGGCGTCGGCATGCCGGCGGAGACGATCGGGCGGATCTTCGAGCCGTTCTTCACGACGAAGCCGGTCGGGCGCGGCACGGGGCTCGGCCTCGCCGCGGTCCACGGCATCGTCGCGCGGCACGCGGGGGTGATCACCGTCGAGAGCGGCCCGGGGCGCGGCGCCCGCTTCGCGATCTACCTCCGCCCCGCCGAAGTCGGGGCGGGCCGGACGGCGACGGTCGTCGCGCGGGCGCGTCGGACGGGAGAGACGATCCTGCTCGTCGAGGACGATCCGGAAGTCCGCGAGATCCTCGCCGGCGGCCTCGCCGCGCTCGGCTGGGACGTCCGCGCCGCGGAAGGGGCGGCGTCCGCGCGCAACCTCAACCTGACCTCCGCGCCGGCGGCGCTCGTCTCCGACGTCCAGCTCGCCGACGGCTCGGGGCCGGAAATCGCGGCGGCCCTCCGCGCCCGCTTCCCCGGCATGCCGGTGCTCTTCGTCACCGGGCACGGCGCGGCGGGCTTGGACGACTGTCCGGGCGGGCCGACGGTCGTGCTGTCGAAGCCGTGCACGCTGAGCGAGATGTCGGAGGCGCTGCGCTCGCTCGTCGCCCCGGAGCACGCGGCGAAGGTCTGACGCGCGGGGCGCTCAGCGGAAGAGCAGCCGGCGGACGAAGCGCGCGTCCGGCGGTTCGTCCGGCGGCAGCTCCGCGACGTCCTCGTCGAGCACGCCCCTCAGGTACGGCGCCGCGGCCCCGAGGCCGAGTTCCTCCGCGCAGCGCGCGAACGTCGCCTCGTCGGCCAGAAGGTCGATCGCCCGGCGCGCCTCGTCGCGCGCCAGCGGCTTGGGCCGCGCTCCGTCGCCCAGCGCGAGACGCGCGATCGAGGTCAGCGCGACGGCCGACCAGTCGACGTCGAGCGCCGACTCGCGCCGCGCCGGAACGGGATCGAGCTCCGGCAGTTCGGCGGCGCCGGCGCGCAGCGTGTCCTCGAGATACACGCCGAAGGCGGCGGCGACGGCCAGCGTCTCGTCCCACGTTTCGAGATCCTCGAGCGTGCGCGGCGGGCGCCGCAGCGCGCCGTCGGCGAAGACCGGCCGCGGCTCGAGCAGCCCGTCGAGCGTCTCGCCGAGCGGCGCGTCGAGCCGCCGGCGCGCCAGGTGCACGCGCGACAACCAGCCCCGCTCGAGCCGCCGCGCTTCCTGCACGCGCTGCAGCACCGCGCCGACGCCGGCGTGGTTCAGCTCGAAGACCGAGAGCCCCGCCAGCGCGCGCGGCCCGAGCTCGGCCACGCGGTCGCCGAACAGCTCGGCCAGGCCGAGGTTGATCATCGAGAGGGCCGTGCGGAGGCCGTTGCGGTGCGTTTCCGGCTCGCCGAGCGGCTCGAGGCCGGCGACGGCGAAGCGGTTGCCGAGGCGGGCGACGTCGGCGAAGAGCCGCTCGAGCCGCTCGGGCGGCAGGCCGCGCGCCGCGGCGGCGAGCGCCGGCAGCGCCCCTTCGGCGAGCGGCGCGGGAACGTGCGCCGCAGGACGCTCTTCCTCTTCGGGCGACGCCGCGGACGCCGGCGCGGGAAGCGCGCGGACGCGCTCGACGAGCCGCGCGCGCTCGGCCGGATCGCTCTCCGGCCCGCCCGCCCAGACCTCCATCGCCTCGTCGAATTCGGGGAACCCCTTCTCGGCGAGGCGCGAGCCGCGCCGCTCGAACGCCGTCTCCGCCAGCTCCGGCGGCACGGCCCACATCACTTCCTCGAGCAGCGCCTCGTACGCCGCGCGGTCGCGCTCCCGCAGCCGCGCCAGCCCTTCCCACAGCGGCCCCGCGGCCTCCTCGAGCTCGTCGTCGCGCAGCTCGACGAAGTACGTGCCGTCGAGCGTGGAGAGCGGGCGGTCGGGGGGCTGGAACGCCGGGTCGCTCGACTCGTCGAGCTTGTAGACGCGGAGGATTTTGGAGAGGAGCAGCACGACGAGCTGCTCGTCCGCCTCGCGCAGGAAGCGGACGACCGTCTCGGGGTCGGCCTCGTGCATCGCGGCGAGCCAGCGCGCGGCGCGCGCCGGGTCGAAGTCGTCGCGGCGCCAGGCGTCGACGTCGAAGAAGAACTCCGTCTGGTCGGTCGAGGCCAGCGGCAGCAGCGCCAGCGCGTCGTCGAGGCCGGTTTCGACGATCGTGAGGTAGAGATCGGCGGCCGGCAGCGACCGCACCAGCTCCGCCGGGCGCGGCGCGGAGAGGATCGCCTCCACGCGCGCCGCGGGGGAAAGGGAGAGGAGACGCCGTCTCTGGTGGATCAGCCCGCGCGTGCGCTCGTCCATGCGTCGATTGTGCCGCCCTTGGGCGGGCGGGACAACGGATTCCGCGGCGCGGAACGAGGGGAGAGTCGCGGAGCGGGCGCGCGCGGCGCCGCCGCGCGTCAGGCGCCCGGGAGCTGCCCGGCGGCGAGCGCGGCGGCGACCGCGAGCGCGGTGGCGCCGATCAGCACGCCGGCGACGACCGAGGCGCGCGCCGGGCGCACCGGCAGGTGGACGACGACGAACCCGCTGTCGCGGTCCCACGTCGTGCGGCGCTCGACGCCGAGCCGGGCGTAGGCGAGGACGTTGGCGACCACGCCGACGATCGGCAGCCCGAGCCCCTGCCCGCGCCAGGCGACGAGCGCGCTGCGGCGCAGCGCCTCGCGGTAGGTCGGCAGCGATCCGTCGGGGAAGCGGACGACGATCCCGAGCAGCCACTTCCCCGGCGTCGCGCCGAAGCGGGACATCATCCACGCCTCGAGCAGCGCGTAGAGGAGCGTCGCCGGGGGCGCGAAGAACGCCGGCGAGACCTTCTCGAGCGCGACCCCCGCCGCGGCGAGGACCGGGGCGGCGGCCGCGGCGAGGATCAGCGCGAAGAGCAGCATGTCGAACGAGCGCGCCCAGTAGCGCAGCCAGGGGCGCGGCGGACCGGCGGCGAAACGGGGCGCCTCGGCGACGGGGAGCGGCGCGGCGAACGCCGCCTCGCCGAAGACCTCTTCCGCGGAACGCCACGAGGGCATCCCTTCGCGGAAGACCATCGCGTCGCGCGCGATCTCCCCGCGGGCCATCATCCGCCGCAGTTCGTCTTCGCCGACCGGGCCCGCCTGGGCGAGCCCGCGGTAGAAGAACCACTCCACGCCGCCGTTCTCTTCGCTCACGCCCGCCATTCTTGCGGCCGGCGGCGCGCGGCGCAAAGTCGCCCGCCCCCGCGCCGCCGCTCAGGGCTCGGCGTCCCGTTCGCAGGCCAGCCGCAGCCACGCCGTCAGCTCGTCGTCGATCTCCTCGAGCCGCTCGACGACGACGCGGTGGGTCAGCCGGTCCTTCTTGGCCAGTCCCCCGGTCTCGACGAGCCGGCCGCCCCCCTTCTCGGCGCCGAGCGCGAGGTCGAGCTCGATCCGCGTCCGCGAGGCGGGCTTGATCTCGGCGACGACGTGCCGGCGGTGGATCGAGACCGCGGTCGTCGTCGGGCAGATCCGGACGTCGTCGGCGATCGAGCAGGCGAGGCGGGCCAGCGCTTCGTAGAGCGGCCGCAGGGCGGCCTTGGGGCCGGAGAAGAGGGCGTCCACCAGACGCGGCGCGGCGGCGAGATAGGTCTCCTCGTCGGCGAACGCGCGGCCCCGCCCCGCGACGCACTCGACGATCAACCCCGCCGTGGCCCCGCCCAGCTTGTGGCGCGTCTTGAGCCAGACCAGCCGCTCGCGGTCGCCCGCCGGCCCTTCGCGCCGCACGACCTCGATCCACGCGGCGAGCCCCCGCCCGGTCCGCGCCTCGAGATTCGCGGTCATCGACCGCATGTGCGCGACGAGCGGATGCACGCCGAAGACGATCCCGGTCGGCTGCTCCATCATCCGTCCCTCCGTCGTCCCCAAGATACGGCCGCGGCGGGATCGCATGGACGCGCAGGACGCAAAACGCCGCGGCCCCGATGCGGGCGCGCGGCGCCGACCGGACGCAGTTCCCCGAAGCGGGAACGGAACCGCCGATCGGAACTGGACCTTCGCCGCGCCCGCCGTATTGGAGAGCGGACCCGCGCTTGCCGCTCCAAGTCGGCGGAGCGCGCGCTCGCGAGAGGTTGTCCGGCGGCGGCCGCCGGGGGCGCCGCGGACGATGGCGTTGCGGATTGGCGGGAGCCCGCGTAATTTAACCTTGAGGTTAACGGCATGATCCTCCGTCGGATCGGGCGCGCGGACTGGGACGTCTGCGGCATCTGCAACGACGACGAGGAGCGGACATGCGACGTCCTGGACCTCTTGGTGGATCACGCCGACGGAGCGACCTGTCTCGCGTGGCTGCGGAAGAGCATCGCGGAGCACGGGCCGCCCGGGAACAAGGAGAAGTCGCGGCGGCTGAGCCAGTACATCTACGAGCTGAAGCACAAGCAGCTGCGCCTGTTCTACTTTTTCGACGAAGGTCGCTTGATCGTCGTCGCCCACGGCGCCGCAAAGCCGAGCGAGAAGGTGCTGAAACGACACGTCGCCCGCGCGGAACAGCGCCGCCGAGCGTACATGGAAGCGCGCCGGACGGGCGACGTCACCATCATCGACGCTGCGGAGACGCCCCATGGCCACTGAGCGCTACCGGAAGTTCATTCGTGAATCGGAGGCCAAGCCGGAATACGCGGCGGCGGCCGTCATCTACGACTTCACCGAGGACGTCTGGAGTCTGATGGAAATGCAGGGGCTCTCCCGCTCCGAACTCGCGGCCCGGCTGAACGCCTCGCCGGCCTACGTGACGAAGATCCTGCGC encodes the following:
- a CDS encoding DUF6178 family protein: MDERTRGLIHQRRRLLSLSPAARVEAILSAPRPAELVRSLPAADLYLTIVETGLDDALALLPLASTDQTEFFFDVDAWRRDDFDPARAARWLAAMHEADPETVVRFLREADEQLVVLLLSKILRVYKLDESSDPAFQPPDRPLSTLDGTYFVELRDDELEEAAGPLWEGLARLRERDRAAYEALLEEVMWAVPPELAETAFERRGSRLAEKGFPEFDEAMEVWAGGPESDPAERARLVERVRALPAPASAASPEEEERPAAHVPAPLAEGALPALAAAARGLPPERLERLFADVARLGNRFAVAGLEPLGEPETHRNGLRTALSMINLGLAELFGDRVAELGPRALAGLSVFELNHAGVGAVLQRVQEARRLERGWLSRVHLARRRLDAPLGETLDGLLEPRPVFADGALRRPPRTLEDLETWDETLAVAAAFGVYLEDTLRAGAAELPELDPVPARRESALDVDWSAVALTSIARLALGDGARPKPLARDEARRAIDLLADEATFARCAEELGLGAAAPYLRGVLDEDVAELPPDEPPDARFVRRLLFR
- a CDS encoding transporter substrate-binding domain-containing protein; the protein is MGRIRVTGGCRAALLAALAFVAAPALGKAEPAPAGGPPGVVKIAVSPFEPFVHEEGGEYVGFDADVLRMICAANGWTPQFTTMPFREALGAVERGEATIAAGAFYDVEARRRVVAFSRPYLDTGLVFVVRADGPSPSRARRVGVKAGATGEAEARARFGGRADVKIVRFVSTERSLEALLAGDVDAVLNDYINSVALIGDRYAGRLAIAKRWGAPWLLTHDRLAYPIDPARPDVKAAVDATLAELERGGTLERVRAKWLHVEMPPDWRRTALIAAVALACLAFAAGLTVALVVARGRARVFKAYWRLLEAFPDAVLVSSGGTFVYLNRAARRMLGAADDDDSRGVTPETLGRLAAGAVPGEGARFTPPGGGETRDVEVSATPVEFHGRAATQWVLRDVTDLRRARAELAATFERQSELLRFQEQMLETAAAFIAVVDRSGRVRLWNRAAERLTGVGRDEACAAGNVWAPLLGDQEDAFRDALEDALTSKPPLDGTPFDLRTKDGEPRVLAMFVGAMGGEDDPPLVVVGVDQTAERALAEQLEQSRKLEAMGRLAAGVAHEFNNMLQVIIGSAELVALNAAPETRARVDQILDAAGNGAGLARQLLLFGRRQPLKREPYDVDDLVASTARMLRPLLGEKIHLELRGGGAGAVLADRAQFQQALINLAANARDAMPDGGRFVLSTERREVGEDEARRAVGLFAGEWVVVAAEDTGVGMPAETIGRIFEPFFTTKPVGRGTGLGLAAVHGIVARHAGVITVESGPGRGARFAIYLRPAEVGAGRTATVVARARRTGETILLVEDDPEVREILAGGLAALGWDVRAAEGAASARNLNLTSAPAALVSDVQLADGSGPEIAAALRARFPGMPVLFVTGHGAAGLDDCPGGPTVVLSKPCTLSEMSEALRSLVAPEHAAKV
- a CDS encoding RDD family protein, producing MSEENGGVEWFFYRGLAQAGPVGEDELRRMMARGEIARDAMVFREGMPSWRSAEEVFGEAAFAAPLPVAEAPRFAAGPPRPWLRYWARSFDMLLFALILAAAAAPVLAAAGVALEKVSPAFFAPPATLLYALLEAWMMSRFGATPGKWLLGIVVRFPDGSLPTYREALRRSALVAWRGQGLGLPIVGVVANVLAYARLGVERRTTWDRDSGFVVVHLPVRPARASVVAGVLIGATALAVAAALAAGQLPGA
- a CDS encoding type II toxin-antitoxin system RelE/ParE family toxin — translated: MILRRIGRADWDVCGICNDDEERTCDVLDLLVDHADGATCLAWLRKSIAEHGPPGNKEKSRRLSQYIYELKHKQLRLFYFFDEGRLIVVAHGAAKPSEKVLKRHVARAEQRRRAYMEARRTGDVTIIDAAETPHGH
- the xth gene encoding exodeoxyribonuclease III, with the translated sequence MAEELSVATWNVNSVRARLPHLLDWLRSARPDVLALQELKVAAEEFPAAAFEELGYAALVNGQKTYNGVALLSRRPLEAPQAGLAEHEGDPQARVVAATVAGVRIVDVYVPNGQERGSEKFAYKLRWLDGLARALAARGADEPLVVLGDFNIAPEARDIHDPAYYAETILFTDEERAALRRLLDLGLVDLFRRFHDEPKLYSWWDYRMNAFRRNLGARIDLLLATPSLAERALSCDVDRAPRALEKPSDHAPVVARFRLA
- a CDS encoding DUF5655 domain-containing protein, which encodes MMEQPTGIVFGVHPLVAHMRSMTANLEARTGRGLAAWIEVVRREGPAGDRERLVWLKTRHKLGGATAGLIVECVAGRGRAFADEETYLAAAPRLVDALFSGPKAALRPLYEALARLACSIADDVRICPTTTAVSIHRRHVVAEIKPASRTRIELDLALGAEKGGGRLVETGGLAKKDRLTHRVVVERLEEIDDELTAWLRLACERDAEP
- a CDS encoding heavy metal-binding domain-containing protein, with translation MERTIDHAMVTTANELPGHRVVRNLGLVRGVVVRSRSVFGTLGASLQTLVGGNITLFSELCEKTREEALELLLAHAAERGANAVVAFRYDANDVMQGVTEVLAYGTAVIVEPN